One Pyrus communis chromosome 4, drPyrComm1.1, whole genome shotgun sequence genomic region harbors:
- the LOC137731871 gene encoding protein NRT1/ PTR FAMILY 6.1-like, with protein sequence MGTGEIKSPEGGVMTPACLDGNPDSNQRKKLGLYFIESDDRRTAFGRGYTGGTTPVNIHGKPIADLSKTGGWFAAFFIFGNEMAERMAYFGLSVNMVAFMFYVMHRPFSSSSNAVNNFLGISQASSVLGGFLADAYLGRYWTIAIFTTIYLVGLTGITLCATVHNLVPNQDQCSELALLLGNCEPAKPWQMLYLYTVLYITGFGAAGIRPCVSSFGADQFDERSRDYKSHLDRFFNFFYLSVTIGAIIAFTAVVYVQMKLGWGFAFGSLALAMGISNMVFFLGTPLYRHRLPGGSPLTRVAQVLVAAYKKRNAEFSSSELIGLYEVPGKQSAVKGSGKIAHTNDFRCLDKAALQLKEDGVDPSPWRLCTVTQVEEVKILLKLIPIPACTIMLSVVLTEYLTLSVQQAFTLNTHMGKLKLPVTCMPVFPGLSIFLILSLYYSTFVPLSRRITGHPHGASQLQRMGIGLAVSILSVAWAAIFEMYRRNYAIEHGYESSFLSAMPNLSAFWLLIQYCLIGIAEVFCIVGLLEFLYEEAPDAMKSIGSAYAALAGGLGCFAASILNSIIKSVTRSSEKPSWLSQNINTGRFDYFYWLLTVLSLINFGVFLYCAHRYKYRTEQGVKKEKQALTNIKEQPLSG encoded by the exons ATGGGAACCGGAGAAATCAAGTCCCCTGAAGGAGGGGTGATGACACCAGCTTGTTTAGATGGAAATCCAGACTCAAACCAGAGAAAGAAGCTTGGACTGTACTTCATTGAATCCGATGACAGGCGGACGGCTTTCGGACGGGGTTATACTGGAGGAACCACACCTGTTAACATCCATGGAAAACCTATTGCTGATCTTTCGAAAACCGGCGGTTGGTTTGCTGCCTTCTTCATTTTTG GAAATGAAATGGCTGAGAGAATGGCGTATTTCGGTCTCTCGGTTAACATGGTGGCCTTCATGTTTTATGTTATGCATAGACCCTTCAGCAGTTCATCAAATGCAGTTAACAATTTTCTTGGGATTTCACAAGCTTCATCTGTCCTCGGCGGTTTTCTAGCTGATGCATATCTTGGTCGATATTGGACAATAGCAATCTTTACAACTATCTATCTTGTG GGTTTGACAGGAATAACCTTATGTGCAACGGTGCACAATTTGGTGCCAAACCAAGATCAATGCAGCGAGCTAGCCCTCCTTTTGGGCAATTGTGAGCCTGCAAAACCGTGGCAGATGCTCTACCTCTACACGGTTCTATACATAACTGGATTCGGAGCTGCTGGCATACGGCCGTGCGTTTCTTCTTTCGGGGCAGACCAGTTCGACGAAAGAAGTAGAGATTACAAGTCTCACCTGGATAGGTTTTTCAACTTCTTTTATCTCTCTGTCACCATTGGGGCAATTATCGCCTTCACTGCAGTAGTTTATGTCCAAATGAAACTTGGTTGGGGATTCGCCTTTGGGTCACTGGCATTGGCAATGGGCATATCAAACATGGTCTTCTTTCTAGGCACCCCTCTATACCGGCATAGACTGCCAGGAGGCAGCCCTTTAACGCGCGTTGCTCAAGTTTTGGTTGCTGCCTACAAGAAGAGGAACGCAGAATTTTCCAGCAGTGAGTTGATAGGCTTGTATGAGGTTCCTGGAAAACAATCTGCCGTAAAGGGTAGTGGAAAGATAGCTCACACCAACGATTTTAG ATGTTTGGACAAAGCAGCTCTGCAGTTGAAGGAAGATGGCGTAGACCCGAGTCCCTGGAGGCTATGCACTGTGACACAAGTAGAGGAAGTCAAGATCTTGTTGAAACTTATTCCGATCCCGGCATGCACAATAATGCTGAGTGTAGTTTTGACAGAATATCTCACCCTCTCAGTGCAGCAGGCATTCACTTTAAACACCCATATGGGCAAACTGAAACTCCCTGTAACATGCATGCCAGTGTTTCCTGGCCTCAGTATCTTTCTCATATTGTCCCTCTACTACTCTACATTTGTCCCGCTGTCCAGGCGCATCACCGGCCATCCTCACGGTGCTTCGCAGCTTCAGAGGATGGGGATAGGTCTGGCAGTTTCAATCCTGTCAGTGGCGTGGGCTGCTATATTCGAAATGTACCGGAGAAATTATGCTATAGAGCACGGATACGAAAGTAGTTTCTTATCTGCAATGCCAAATCTAAGTGCATTCTGGTTGCTTATCCAGTACTGCCTTATCGGAATAGCTGAGGTGTTTTGCATAGTGGGATTACTAGAGTTCCTGTACGAGGAAGCCCCAGATGCAATGAAGAGTATCGGATCTGCCTACGCTGCTCTTGCCGGCGGTTTAGGTTGCTTTGCAGCCAGTATATTGAACAGCATCATCAAATCTGTCACCAGAAGCTCAGAGAAGCCGTCTTGGCTGTCCCAGAATATCAACACAGGAAGGTTTGATTACTTCTACTGGCTGCTGACAGTTTTGAGTCTCATCAATTTCGGCGTTTTTCTGTATTGCGCACATCGCTACAAGTACAGGACGGAGCAAGGGGTTAAGAAGGAGAAGCAGGCTCTAACCAACATAAAAGAACAACCCCTCAGTGGTTAG
- the LOC137731279 gene encoding mediator-associated protein 2 — protein sequence MEAKNSGKVGVAEGYKPPPEFSEVAKEPLLDINMNDSTELWLVSWPKDQNPDFSQEVSLKLGPDGELGSFVGPSGKEYDLQSTAQKPDATVFVSSVSGTKVAGKISRNVSLVFYPEPSELEEKLKSKQLKKIQQISSGMSRSPHSFATPTRSSMPTMSRTVGGHPTPTHSSRQKSSISGVGEPSQLRKKRRAPEPTRSMNHSGQNSGRRSGVTD from the exons ATGGAGGCAAAAAACTCGGGTAAAGTTGGTGTGGCTGAGGGCTACAAACCTCCACCAGAGTTTTCCGAAGTTGCTAAAGAACCACTTCTGGATATCAATATGAACGACTCCACAGAGCTTTGGCTCGTTTCTTGGCCGAAAGATCAA AATCCAGATTTTAGCCAAGAAGTTTCGCTCAAGCTTGGTCCTGATGGAGAGTTGGGCAGTTTTGTCGGTCCATCTG GCAAAGAATATGATCTCCAAAGTACAGCTCAAAAGCCAGATGCTACAGTTTTTGTATCGTCTGTGTCAGGCACAAAAGTTG CTGGGAAGATTTCGCGGAATGTTTCTCTCGTGTTTTATCCGGAACCTAGTGAACTTGAAGAAAAACTAAAGTCCAAACAGTTGAAGAAAATTCAGCAGATATCATCTGGTATGTCCCGTTCTCCCCATAGTTTTGCAACTCCTACACGAAGTTCTATGCCGACAATGTCACGGACAGTAGGTGGGCATCCAACCCCCACTCATAGCAGCAGACAAAAAAGCTCCATATCTGGTGTTGGAGAGCCATCACAGCTTCGGAAGAAAAGGCGTGCACCTGAACCTACGAGGTCCATGAACCACTCTGGCCAAAATTCAGGACGACGCAGTGGAGTCACCGACTGA
- the LOC137731872 gene encoding E3 ubiquitin-protein ligase At3g02290-like — translation MGALCCCPCGEEFEEYALPSNSIYRHCLCLRYFFHQLFTGYSAPFQRLDGRPPSLPIQGATLASTGVGTTLQNNPLNDTQLSVSRPTPFDVDQRYSRLQRDGLVSRREKSMTHLQEDMQQLRRGSSGTESLGFGKKWNGDDTEEDCKFGQLETSEKALATKLAYGLTYVQPSSEDEDVCPTCLDEYNSENPKITTRCSHHFHLGCIYEWLERSESCPICGKEMEFCESP, via the exons ATGGGTGCTCTTTGCTGCTGTCCTTGTGGTGAGGAATTCGAAGAATACGCGCTTCCGAGCAATTCAATTTATAGGCATTGCTTGTGCCTGAGATACTTCTTCCACCAGCTATTCACTGGG TATAGTGCACCTTTTCAAAGGCTTGATGGACGACCACCTTCATTACCTATTCAAGGAGCCACTTTGGCATCAACTGGAGTAGGCACAACACTACAAAATAATCCCTTGAATGATACTCAGCTCTCAGTTTCCAGGCCAACCCCCTTCGATGTTGATCAGAGATACTCGCGTTTGCAGCGTGATGGCTTGGTCTCTAGGCGTGAGAAGTCAATGACTCATTTGCAAGAAGATATGCAACAACTGAGAAGAGGCAGTTCTGGTACTGAATCCCTGGGTTTTGGAAAGAAATGGAATGGAGATGATACTGAAGAAGATTGTAAGTTTGGCCAATTGGAGACCTCGGAAAAGGCTTTGGCAACAAAACTTGCATATGGACTAACTTACGTGCAACCATCTTCTGAAGATGAAGATGTCTGCCCTACATGTCTGGATG AATACAATTCGGAAAATCCAAAAATCACAACGAGATGTTCTCATCATTTTCACCTCGGCTGTATTTATGAATGGTTGGAGAGAAGCGAAAGCTGTCCAATTTGTGGCAAG GAGATGGAGTTCTGCGAAAGCCCTTAA